Part of the Methylomonas sp. AM2-LC genome, AGGTAAAAATAGTTTATTTTCAATATGTTATGAAAATTTTCATAGACTGATTCAAGATCGATATTTCCGCTATAAGCTGCTAACAGCAATGGCTCCAGGGGTGTCGTGGGACAAACCGTTCTTTTGGTTCAATAACCCCAATTTAAATTCCCTAAAATTTCACGGTCAGAACGGGCTACTTTTGAGAAGCCTAAAAAAAGCTGAAGGTCTTATTGAATAAGGTATTCAGCAAATTTCTATGGAACTTTAGAGCCTTTTGTTGATTAACACCCTATATTGATGTTGCGGTTGATGTTGAAAATACCTAACATACCACTCAACCTGAGCGGGGTTATAATACGGCTTTGTTTATTCAGCTTTCCGTACAGCGCTCGGATAGTTCTACATTGGCGGCTAATTCTGCTTTATGAGATACCAAAGTTTTAAATATAAATTACTGGAAGGAAGTCCTCTTCTAAGAGAAGCATATTGGAAAAGAACTACAAGGCGAGAGCTACACACTTTGATCATGCGATTTGCACGTAGAGAATCATATAGTCGAAAAAAATGTTTACCACTATTTTTATGGAGGGTGAGGCGCCATAAGGCCATTTCAATATTCGAGCATCGATTTGGGCTGGTTCCCGAAATGTTTAAGCAATGGTCTATGCCGGTTCGGTGGAAAATATACACAAATGAAGGACGCCATGTTTGGCCATTCGCCGTCTAACATGGTGCTCAACCGGAGCGCGGTTATAATACATTTTTTCAGCGTTTACTTACTTTGCGAATGACCGGTATCGGGAAGCTTAAAAACATATCTGTTTGACTGGTATGGGTCGATTTTGCACTTTCAATCCCGACAGTGCAAGTACGGCCCAGACTGTGTGAAAACGTTTATTACAAAAATATGGTGGGGAGATAACCCGGTTTGTAGTCGATTATTACTCAATAAGTGGAATTATTTTATAGAAATAGCATCACTTATAAATATAAAGTGGATAATTATTCAAATTTATCATTTAAATTTTAAGTTTTCACACAGTCTGGGCCGTAAGAAGCCGACCAGATCACCGTAATATGAAGAATGCTGGATTGCCTTGAGCTAGATTTCATTGCAATTAAAGTAAGCCCGCGAAAATGAATTGCAAGCTGACACGGATAAATGCAAGCAGATTTGCAGATAATGTGAGCCGGAATGCATTTTCATTTGTAATAAATTCGAGCCCAAAACACCGCTGATTGCGAGCCCGACCGATTTCAAATGCGAGCCGTTACAGCTAAACTAAAAACTCTCTGTATTATGTAAGCAGGCCTCGCTGAACTAAATATGCACGCCCACCTTGAATAATCCCCCAACAAACCGGACTGCCGACCGCGTAATAATCTGAAATCATGTTGGTGTTTTTCAGCTCCTCAAGATGAAACGTAGCGAGTTGAGTACTAATGTACATGAAGCTAATCTCGCGTTGAGCAAAAATATCTGTTTTAAACATACTGGCTAAGCAAGTTAACTTAATTAATAACCCGCTTTTTTTTGGTGTCGAAAAGCAAGAATGTAAACCGAATTGGTTTCTACATTATATTGATACAAAGCCACATAGCCGGCATCACCGAATTCAATGACCAGTTCGCGTAACTCAGGAATATCGTCGAATGGGCGACCAAGCTCTGGGTCTGACTCCAAAAATTCAAAGGTACGAGCGATTGTTTGACCGGCACGACGCGCTGCTTGTGGATTTTTTTCAGCCAAAAATTGCCGACAACGTTCTAATCCCTGTGCAGCACCTGCCGTAATAATTACTCGTGGCACTTAGGTATTTCCTTTTCTTGATCAGTACCCCATGTAGTTAGCCAGTCTCGAACTTCTTGGCCGGTTAGGTGTTGCCCTGTTTCCTGATAAGTTTTCCACGAAGTCAGAGCTTCCTGCTTGAAGTTTTCTCTCGCTTCTTCACGACTTACATAATCATTAATCGCTTCGCGCATGATCCAATGCGGCGAACGATTTCTCAAGTCAGCCAAATTCCGAATTCGATTTTTTAATCCATCATCAAGCTTGATCGATGTTGCCATAGCGAAGTCCTCTTATTAAAAGGTAGTACCTTTGAATACTATAGCAGAACTAGCTTTTCATTGAAGACTAATGTTTGTCATTTAATCATTATTTTATAACCTTTGGATGCCATAATATATATTACGGGTTAAGTGACAGGTTTTAATGGCTAAGTTGTATTGCTAAAAAACTGTCACATAATCGTTCGTTTAAGTGACAAGGGTATTTTATGCTAATTGGCTACATGCGGATCTCAAAAGCGGATGGTTCTCAGGTCTGCCATTTACAGCGCGATGCACTCGTTGCGGCTGGAGTTGATCCCATGCAAATTTATGAGGATCAGGCATCTGGTAAACGGGAAGATCGTCCTGGCTTAGCGGCTTGCATCAAGGCATTGCGTGATGGGGATACTCTTCTTGTGTGGAAACTGGATCGATTGGGTCGTGATCTACGTCATTTGATTAATACGGTGCATGATCTAACGGGTCGAGGTGTTGGCTTAAAGGTTTTAACTGGCCAAGGTGCTGCTATTGATACCACTACTGCTGCTGGTAAATTGGTCTTTGGCATATTCGCTGCACTTTCCGAGTTTGAACGTGAACTTATTTCAGAGCGAACAGTTGCTGGATTGGCATCGGCTCGTGCTCGCGGTAGAAAAGGTGGGCGTCCATTTAAGATGACAGCTGCCAAACTTAGGCTTGCTATGGCGGCTATGGGGCATCCAGAAACAACAGTCGGTAATCTTTGTAAAGAATTGGGGATTACTCGGCAGACTTTGTACCGACATGTTTCACCCAAAGGAGAGCTTCGTCAGGATGGTATGAAGTTACTATCTAGTGGCTAAAAATATAAGGCATTTCCACAAACACTAGGAACCATATCGCCTAGCCTAGCTACAATGTGATGTGGAGCGTTGGCAAAAGACCATTAATGTGATTTTGGTGTTTTATAATAAGCAATATTTTAAATTTTTTGGAGGCATTATGATAATTTCACGCAATGGAAC contains:
- a CDS encoding type II toxin-antitoxin system RelE/ParE family toxin, which encodes MPRVIITAGAAQGLERCRQFLAEKNPQAARRAGQTIARTFEFLESDPELGRPFDDIPELRELVIEFGDAGYVALYQYNVETNSVYILAFRHQKKAGY
- a CDS encoding recombinase family protein; its protein translation is MLIGYMRISKADGSQVCHLQRDALVAAGVDPMQIYEDQASGKREDRPGLAACIKALRDGDTLLVWKLDRLGRDLRHLINTVHDLTGRGVGLKVLTGQGAAIDTTTAAGKLVFGIFAALSEFERELISERTVAGLASARARGRKGGRPFKMTAAKLRLAMAAMGHPETTVGNLCKELGITRQTLYRHVSPKGELRQDGMKLLSSG
- a CDS encoding CopG family ribbon-helix-helix protein, yielding MATSIKLDDGLKNRIRNLADLRNRSPHWIMREAINDYVSREEARENFKQEALTSWKTYQETGQHLTGQEVRDWLTTWGTDQEKEIPKCHE